The Pseudoliparis swirei isolate HS2019 ecotype Mariana Trench chromosome 1, NWPU_hadal_v1, whole genome shotgun sequence genome has a window encoding:
- the oscp1a gene encoding protein OSCP1a isoform X3 has translation MSVRTLPLVFINLGGEMLYILDQRLQALNTSEDNSEKVLSDIVGAMFSKDFMDELLKPQQLYSHRTLKTVLSRLAHASIMRLSLASMDRLYELMVMAFKYQVFLCPRPKDLLLITYNHMDAIRERVGHTPVVVNQVDETHRKIIEMYSSLSEGEFQLLRQTLLIFFQDMHVRVSLFLKIKVQNPNGRFALSPSGPVPHGMDVPGLIRMFDRKGREVMRGEFPSGGSYTSPVREGCFELHGDRVIALGTNMYNENHPEETHTSKTPSVKKDDAPNLLAKEELNLLARLMGSMKADSMPDTETGFRINLFTSDQEEEDAGASGGAEQFLFGVINIQAVQDEQAATQLARIAGQFAEGGETPEELGGSKGDDLLAMMDDL, from the exons TCCTGAGTGACATCGTCGGGGCCATGTTCAGTAAAGACTTCATGGATGAACTTCTCAAGCCGCAGCAGCTGTATTCTCACAGGACTCTGAAAACAGTGCTATCTCGGTTAGCGCACGCCTCCATCATGAGGCTGAGCCTGGCCAGCATGGACAGG CTTTACGAGCTGATGGTCATGGCGTTCAAATACCAGGTTTTCCTTTGTCCACGGCCTAAAGACCTGCTGCTCATCACTTACAATCACATGGACGCCATCAGGGAACGTGTGGGACACACTCCCGTGGTGGTGAACCAAGTGGACGAGACACATAGGAAGATCATCGAG ATGTACTCGTCTTTGTCGGAGGGGGAATTCCAGCTGCTCAGACAAACGCTGCTCATATTCTTTCAAGACATGCACGTCCGC GTGTCACTGTTTCTCAAAATCAAAGTCCAGAATCCCAACGGACGTTTTGCCCTGTCGCCATCTGGCCCGGTGCCTCATGGGATGGATGTTCCCGGGCTGATTAG GATGTTTGACAGAAAGGGACGAGAAGTGATGCGCGGCGAGTTCCCCTCCGGAGGAAGTTACACCAGCCCCGTCAGAGAGGGATGCTTTGAGCTGCACGGAGACCGAGTCATCGCGCTGGGCACGAACAT gtaCAACGAGAACCATCCAGAGGAGACGCACACATCCAAGACTCCTTCCGTCAAG AAGGACGACGCTCCCAACCTGCTGGCCAAAGAGGAGCTGAACCTGCTGGCTCGCCTGATGGGGAGCATGAAGGCCGACAGCATGCCCGACACTGAAACCGGCTTTCGGATCAACCTGTTTACTTCGgaccaagaggaggaggatgc GGGAGCTTCAGGTGGAGCTGAGCAGTTCTTGTTCGGAGTTATAAATATTCAAGCAGTGCAG GATGAACAGGCAGCGACTCAGCTGGCACGCATTGCCGGACAGTTTGCCGAAGGGGGCGAGACGCCCGAAGAGCTCGGCGGCAGCAAGGGCGACGACCTGCTGGCCATGATggacgacctctga
- the oscp1a gene encoding protein OSCP1a isoform X4 has product MFSKDFMDELLKPQQLYSHRTLKTVLSRLAHASIMRLSLASMDRLYELMVMAFKYQVFLCPRPKDLLLITYNHMDAIRERVGHTPVVVNQVDETHRKIIEMYSSLSEGEFQLLRQTLLIFFQDMHVRVSLFLKIKVQNPNGRFALSPSGPVPHGMDVPGLIRMFDRKGREVMRGEFPSGGSYTSPVREGCFELHGDRVIALGTNMYNENHPEETHTSKTPSVKKDDAPNLLAKEELNLLARLMGSMKADSMPDTETGFRINLFTSDQEEEDAGASGGAEQFLFGVINIQAVQDEQAATQLARIAGQFAEGGETPEELGGSKGDDLLAMMDDL; this is encoded by the exons ATGTTCAGTAAAGACTTCATGGATGAACTTCTCAAGCCGCAGCAGCTGTATTCTCACAGGACTCTGAAAACAGTGCTATCTCGGTTAGCGCACGCCTCCATCATGAGGCTGAGCCTGGCCAGCATGGACAGG CTTTACGAGCTGATGGTCATGGCGTTCAAATACCAGGTTTTCCTTTGTCCACGGCCTAAAGACCTGCTGCTCATCACTTACAATCACATGGACGCCATCAGGGAACGTGTGGGACACACTCCCGTGGTGGTGAACCAAGTGGACGAGACACATAGGAAGATCATCGAG ATGTACTCGTCTTTGTCGGAGGGGGAATTCCAGCTGCTCAGACAAACGCTGCTCATATTCTTTCAAGACATGCACGTCCGC GTGTCACTGTTTCTCAAAATCAAAGTCCAGAATCCCAACGGACGTTTTGCCCTGTCGCCATCTGGCCCGGTGCCTCATGGGATGGATGTTCCCGGGCTGATTAG GATGTTTGACAGAAAGGGACGAGAAGTGATGCGCGGCGAGTTCCCCTCCGGAGGAAGTTACACCAGCCCCGTCAGAGAGGGATGCTTTGAGCTGCACGGAGACCGAGTCATCGCGCTGGGCACGAACAT gtaCAACGAGAACCATCCAGAGGAGACGCACACATCCAAGACTCCTTCCGTCAAG AAGGACGACGCTCCCAACCTGCTGGCCAAAGAGGAGCTGAACCTGCTGGCTCGCCTGATGGGGAGCATGAAGGCCGACAGCATGCCCGACACTGAAACCGGCTTTCGGATCAACCTGTTTACTTCGgaccaagaggaggaggatgc GGGAGCTTCAGGTGGAGCTGAGCAGTTCTTGTTCGGAGTTATAAATATTCAAGCAGTGCAG GATGAACAGGCAGCGACTCAGCTGGCACGCATTGCCGGACAGTTTGCCGAAGGGGGCGAGACGCCCGAAGAGCTCGGCGGCAGCAAGGGCGACGACCTGCTGGCCATGATggacgacctctga
- the lsm10 gene encoding U7 snRNA-associated Sm-like protein LSm10: protein MESEGTESPPRSAPAPVAEVFNSIRERTIAENSMVVLLQGLQGEVTTVDLRNESAARGRVVNVDAFMNVRLRDVLYRDGRGELSELRDLFIAGRSVRYVHIPDHVDIVKTMQGQLAKIHRVRNFGSRGGGGGRKEYAKKTK from the coding sequence ATGGAGTCGGAGGGGACGGAATCACCGCCGAGGAGCGCGCCGGCGCCCGTAGCCGAAGTCTTCAACTCCATCCGGGAGCGCACCATCGCGGAGAACAGCATGGTGGTCCTGCTGCAGGGTCTGCAGGGCGAGGTGACCACGGTGGACCTGAGGAACGAGAGCGCGGCGCGGGGCCGCGTGGTCAACGTGGACGCCTTCATGAACGTACGTCTGCGGGACGTGCTCTACCGCGACGGCCGCGGCGAGCTCTCCGAGCTGCGGGACCTGTTCATCGCGGGCAGGAGCGTCCGCTACGTGCACATCCCGGACCACGTGGACATCGTGAAGACCATGCAGGGCCAGCTGGCCAAGATCCACCGCGTCCGCAACTTCGGCagccgcggaggaggaggaggccgaaaGGAGTACGCCAAGAAAACTAAATGA
- the eva1bb gene encoding eva-1 homolog Bb, with protein MEPVMRDMELLSNSMATYAHIKANPETFALYFMMGVCLGLLTALCLLVAGIACRTRRRRHSGSRPPPSPERRRLKESSEEEEDEEEDEVDQGVAEEDGEETDMPRVTAAPRSESSGTLRSVDVFASAEELEKARRLEERERIVREIWRNGQPDILTTGTGTIGRVHYH; from the exons ATGGAGCCCGTTATGAGAGACATGGAGCTGCTCAGCAACAGCATGGCGACCTACGCCCACATCAAAG CCAACCCAGAGACCTTCGCCCTCTACTTCATGATGGGCGTGTGCCTCGGCCTGCTCACGGCGCTGTGCCTCCTGGTGGCCGGCATCGCCTGCAggactcgccgccgccgccacagcGGCAGCAGGCCGCCCCCGTCGCCCGAGAGGAGGCGGCTGAAGGAgtccagcgaggaggaggaggatgaagaggaggatgaagtggACCAGGGCGTCGCTGAGGAGGACGGGGAGGAGACGGACATGCCGAGAGTGACGGCGGCGCCGAGGAGCGAGTCCAGCGGGACGCTGAGGAGCGTGGACGTGTTCGCGTCGGCCGAGGAGCTGGAGAAGGCGCGgcgcctggaggagagggagcgcaTCGTCCGGGAGATCTGGAGGAACGGCCAGCCGGACATCCTGACCACGGGCACCGGGACCATCGGACGAGTGCACTACCACTGA